The genomic DNA TTTCATCTCCTTCCGCCCTGAATCATTTTCGAAACAGAGTTTTTCATCTTCAGCTGCATACACAACTATATTGATGAAACACATATGATGAAATTATAACAAGGCTAACTTCATTTTGCAACTACCTGTTTTTGTCTTTTTAATTTTAAAAGCGCAAGCGGCTCGTTCAGAATGGGAGGGGGATGGAGCTTCTGACGTAGAGGCGCTTTTTGCCTCGTAGGAAGACGCGAAGCCACCGACCATTCTAGCCGCTGGAGCTGGATATTAACTTAAAGTGGAGGCAGCTCATCCGGCGATAATCAACTAATATTCTTCCACTCATATCTCTTTAACATCACCTAAAAAACATAAAAAACTCGCTTACCACAAAATAAGCGAGTCCCAATCTTTTCCCTTTACTTAGTTGTTACATATCTTTTCGAATCTGCAACAATGTTTTGTAAAAATTCTTCATTTGTTTTTGTTTGACGAAGTTTACGTAAGAAACTTTCAACAAAGTCTGGTGTATCACGCATTGTTTTACGAATACCCCACAGCTTGTCTAAATGTTCTTTCGGAATTAATAGATCTTCTTTACGTGTACCAGAACGACGAATATCAATTGCCGGGAAGATACGACGCTCAGCTAATGAACGATCTAAGTGAAGTTCCATATTTCCAGTTCCTTTAAATTCTTCGTAAATTACATCGTCCATACGAGACCCTGTATCAACAAGCGCTGTTGCTAAAATAGTTAAGCTACCGCCTTCTTCAATATTACGCGCAGCTCCGAAGAAGCGCTTCGGTCTATGGAAGGCAGCTGGGTCGATACCACCCGATAATGTTCTACCACTTGGCGGAATAACAAGGTTGTAAGCTCGCGCTAAACGGGTAATACTATCCATTAAAATGATAACATCTTTTTTGTGCTCTACAAGACGCATTGCACGTTCTAACACAAGTTCCGCTACTTTAATATGATTTTCTGGTACTTCATCAAAAGTAGAACTTACAACATCTCCTTTAACAGAACGTTCAATGTCTGTTACTTCCTCTGGACGCTCATCAATTAAAAGTACAATTAATTCAGCTTCCGGATGATTTGTTGTAACACTGTGTGCGATTTCTTTTAATAGACTTGTTTTACCAGCCTTTGGAGGCGCGACAATTAAACCACGTTGTCCAAATCCAACTGGTGCGATTAAATCCATGATGCGTGTCGGTAACTTTTTCGGTTCCGTTTCCAACTTCATTTGGCGATCTGGGTATAATGGTGTTAATGCAGGGAAATGCACACGCTCTTTTGCTGAATCTGGATCATCTCCGTTTACAGCTTCAACTTGTAATAACCCAAAATAGCGTTCATTTTCTTTCGGAGGTCGTACTTTACCAGAAACTTTGTCTCCATTACGTAAATCGAAACGACGAATTTGCGAAGCTGAGATATAAATATCTTCTGAGCTTGGAGAATAGTTGATAGGACGTAGGAATCCAAATCCTTCTGATTGAATAATTTCTAATACGCCTTCCATAAAGAAGAAACCTTCTTTTTCTGCTCGAGCTTTCAAAATAGAAAAAATTAACTCTTTTTTCGTTAATTTGCTATAATACGAAATCTTAAATTCTTTCGCAAGCTCGTATAACTCTTTTAATTTCATGTTTTCTAATGCTGCAATTGACAAATTCATTCAGACACCACACTTTAACGTTATTCTCTTTTCACATGGGTAAAGGGAAAAAATACGGAAGGCAAATAATTAATAATGAAAGGCAATAAGTTCAAGTAGGGTAATATTCACTATTGTAACCCTTTTATCTAGTTTTAATCAATACGTTGGAACACAAATACAAGAAGCGAAGACAAGAAAGTTTGTCTTCGCTTTTTATATTTCTTACTTTTTTCTACTCACCCTATTTTAAATGGCGATAAATAGGCCATTTATGATTATGAACGAGCCGCTTCCACCCTTTATTTAATAACCAAGTTCGGTTTTTTATTCAAGCTATGACGTCCATCTACGAAGCGTACTGTGCCTGATTTTGCACGCATAACAAGAGATTGTGTTGTTCCTACGCTACCTTTAAATTGAACGCCGCGTAATAGTTCTCCGTCTGTTACGCCTGTTGCTGCAAAGATTGCATCGTCACCTTTTACTAAGTCCTCCATGCGAAGGATACGGTTGATGTCTTCTATACCCATCTTTTTGCAACGCTCCAATTCAGCGTCGTTTTGTGGTAATAGTTTTCCGTGAATCTCGCCACCTAAACATTTTAATGCAACTGCTGCTAATACACCCTCAGGCGCACCACCAGAACCGAATAAAATATCTACACCTGTACGATCGAATGCAGTATTAATTGCACCTGCTACATCTCCATCATTAATCAATTTAATACGAGCACCAGCTTTACGAATTTCTTCAATAATCGCTTGATGACGTGGACGGTTTAAAACTGTCGCTACAACATCTTCAATATCTTTATTCTTCGCTTTCGCAACTGCACGTAGGTTATCAATAATAGGCGCATCAAT from Bacillus basilensis includes the following:
- the rho gene encoding transcription termination factor Rho, translated to MNLSIAALENMKLKELYELAKEFKISYYSKLTKKELIFSILKARAEKEGFFFMEGVLEIIQSEGFGFLRPINYSPSSEDIYISASQIRRFDLRNGDKVSGKVRPPKENERYFGLLQVEAVNGDDPDSAKERVHFPALTPLYPDRQMKLETEPKKLPTRIMDLIAPVGFGQRGLIVAPPKAGKTSLLKEIAHSVTTNHPEAELIVLLIDERPEEVTDIERSVKGDVVSSTFDEVPENHIKVAELVLERAMRLVEHKKDVIILMDSITRLARAYNLVIPPSGRTLSGGIDPAAFHRPKRFFGAARNIEEGGSLTILATALVDTGSRMDDVIYEEFKGTGNMELHLDRSLAERRIFPAIDIRRSGTRKEDLLIPKEHLDKLWGIRKTMRDTPDFVESFLRKLRQTKTNEEFLQNIVADSKRYVTTK
- the glpX gene encoding class II fructose-bisphosphatase, giving the protein MERSLSMELVRVTEAAALSSARWMGRGKKDEADGAATSAMRDVFDTIPMKGTVVIGEGEMDEAPMLYIGEKLGTGYGPRVDVAVDPLEGTNIVAAGGWNALAVIAIADHGNLLHAPDMYMDKIAVGPEAVGAVDIDAPIIDNLRAVAKAKNKDIEDVVATVLNRPRHQAIIEEIRKAGARIKLINDGDVAGAINTAFDRTGVDILFGSGGAPEGVLAAVALKCLGGEIHGKLLPQNDAELERCKKMGIEDINRILRMEDLVKGDDAIFAATGVTDGELLRGVQFKGSVGTTQSLVMRAKSGTVRFVDGRHSLNKKPNLVIK